From a region of the Arachis ipaensis cultivar K30076 chromosome B09, Araip1.1, whole genome shotgun sequence genome:
- the LOC107617373 gene encoding uncharacterized protein LOC107617373 (The sequence of the model RefSeq protein was modified relative to this genomic sequence to represent the inferred CDS: added 62 bases not found in genome assembly) — protein sequence MTDVQPLQQKPESADAHAEFERGLEDFMRGQLDDCMSFASCSSSQAQGDEEDEGDQLARRRRRSDLEGDDLAESSAAQRRHSRILSRWAARQAQEMITTIERRNRESELMALAGLHTVSMLDSSFLRGSQSPTSGQEGAVERPSTQASAILQMWRELEDEHLLNRARDRMRERLRQQRGSESNTNGSSTMSDSRGSENQGSLGDASESENDFGTWSHDRIESRNARGDHLVSSREQSPDLGEVERERVRQIVRGWMESGIGDHSSNVNQRNNNGRAEWLGETERERVRIVREWVQMTSQQRGSRGSRRDAQVDRARDVVADHDEGQPEHVRRDMLRLRGRQALVDLLVRIERERQRELQGLLEHRAVSDFAHRNRIQSLLRGRFLRNERTVEDERPPSTAASELVQLRQRHTVSGIREGFRSRLENIVRSQASTNSDTASNSNISESDGSQGNNLLDAQQENYEQEQIRNLESDVRQLPSQTGTVEGSTNESISWQGGGNQGGTRQEQITEDAEGNWQQRTYDWPQETPRNLAGEDTHPQEAQRVWHEDSTRETVGNWSEGPSVAPRNRRGVPIRRFNRFHPPDDDNVYSMELRELLSRRSVSNLLRSGFRESLDQLIQSYVERQGRAPVDWDLHRNLPIPTPASTEQDTDQQGDERNEGRHEGINRPTLVMPSPPVPPPQPLWHQDLHQTGWSRHSMHRSEIEWEIMNDLRSDMARLQQGMNHMQRMLEACMDMQLELQRSVRQEVSAALNRSAGENGMVAETSDDGSKWGHVKKGTCCVCCDNHIDSLLYRCGHMCTCSKCANELVRGGGKCPLCRAPIVEVVRAYSIL from the exons ATGACAGATGTTCAGCCACTACAGCAGAAGCCTGAGTCTGCCGATGCTCATGCTGAGTTCGAGCGTGGACTGGAGGACTTTATGCGTGGGCAGTTGGATGATTGTATGTCATTTGCCTCCTGTAGTTCCTCCCAGGCTCAGGGGGATGAGGAAGATGAGGGTGATCAGCTAGCTCGGAGGAGGCGTAGGTCTGATCTCGAAGGGGATGATTTGGCGGAGTCCTCGGCTGCACAGAGGCGCCACTCGCGAATTTTGAGTAGGTGGGCTGCTCGGCAGGCGCAGGAGATGATAACTACTATTGAGAGGAGGAATCGTGAGTCTGAGTTGATGGCGCTGGCTGGGTTGCACACGGTGTCTATGTTGGACTCCTCTTTCTTGAGGGGATCACAGTCCCCAACTTCTGGACAGGAGGGTGCCGTGGAGAGACCGAGCACTCAGGCATCTGCTATTCTGCAGATGTGGCGCGAATTGGAGGATGAGCATTTGTTGAACAGGGCTCGTGACAGGATGAGGGAAAGGTTGAGGCAACAGAGGGGTTCTGAGTCTAATACCAATGGGTCCAGTACCATGTCTGATAGTCGAGGCAGTGAGAATCAAGGCAGTTTGGGGGATGCGAGTGAAAGCGAAAATGATTTTGGTACTTGGTCGCATGATCGGATTGAATCGCGGAATGCACGTGGGGACCATCTTGTGTCTAGCAGGGAGCAATCTCCTGATCTTGGCGAAGTCGAGAGGGAGAGAGTTAGACAGATTGTTCGAGGATGGATGGAAAGCGGTATTGGTGATCATTCATCGAATGTGAATCAGAGAAACAATAATGGTAGAGCAGAATGGCTTGGAGAAACAGAGCGTGAGAGGGTAAGAATTGTCAGGGAATGGGTGCAAATGACTAGCCAACAGAGAGGCTCACGTGGGAGCCGGAGGGATGCTCAAGTCGATCGAGCACGCGATGTGGTTGCTGATCATGATGAAGGCCAGCCAGAGCATGTTCGGCGGGACATGTTGAGGCTGCGTGGAAGACAAGCTCTAGTTGATTTGCTTGTGAGGATAGAGAGGGAAAGGCAAAGAGAGCTGCAGGGATTGTTGGAGCACCGAGCTGTATCTGATTTTGCTCACCGCAACCGCATTCAG TCTTTGCTCAGAGGTAGATTCCTCCGAAATGAAAGAACTGTTGAAGATGAGAGACCTCCGTCTACGGCTGCAAGTGAATTAGTGCAGTTGAGACAACGACATACAGTCTCTGGTATAAG GGAGGGGTTTCGTTCAAGATTAGAGAATATTGTTCGTAGTCAAGCAAGTACCAATTCTGATACTGCATCAAATAGTAACATTAGTGAAAGTGATGGGAGCCAAGGAAACAACCTGTTGGATGCCCAACAAGAAAATTACGAACAAGAGCAGATTAGGAACTTGGAATCTGATGTCCGTCAGTTGCCTAGTCAAACAGGAACTGTGGAGGGTAGCACGAATGAGAGTATTAGTTGGCAAGGTGGTGGTAATCAAGGAGGAACTCGGCAGGAACAGATTACTGAAGATGCGGAAGGAAACTGGCAGCAGAGAACCTATGATTGGCCACAAGAAACTCCCAGAAATTTAGCTGGGGAAGACACACATCCACAAGAAGCACAGAGAGTTTGGCATGAGGATAGTACAAGGGAAACTGTTGGTAATTGGTCTGAAGGACCTTCTGTAGCTCCAAGGAATCGCCGTGGTGTTCCTATTAGAAGATTCAATAGATTTCATCCACCCGATGATGATAATGTGTACAGTATGGAGCTTAGAGAGCTGCTAAGCAG GAGAAGTGTTTCTAATCTTCTTCGCAGTGGCTTCCGTGAAAGTCTTGACCAATTAATTCAGTCATATGTGGAAAGGCAAGGTCGTGCACCAGTTGACTGGGATTTGCATAGGAACTTGCCCATACCAACTCCTGCCTCAACCGAGCAGGACACTGATCAGCAAGGGGATGAACGCAATGAGGGTCGGCATGAAGGTATCAACAGACCTACACTGGTGATGCCATCACCTCCAGTACCTCCACCACAACCACTGTGGCACCAGGATCTGCATCAAACTGGATGGTCTCGCCATAGCATGCATCGTTCTGAAATC GAATGGGAGATAATGAATGATCTAAGATCAGATATGGCAAGACTTCAGCAAGGCATGAATCACATGCAGAGGATGTTGGAAGCGTGCATGGATATGCAGCTCGA GCATGGTTGCTGAGACATCTGATGATGGGTCCAAGTGGGGGCATGTGAAAAAGGGAACTTGCTGCGTTTGTTGCGATAACCATATCGATTCACTTCTGTATAG ATGCGGGCACATGTGCACTTGCTCAAAATGTGCCAATGAGTTAGTTCGCGGCGGAGGTAAGTGTCCTTTATGCCGAGCACCGATTGTTGAGGTGGTCCGAGCATATTCCATACTGTAA